The Falco peregrinus isolate bFalPer1 chromosome 1, bFalPer1.pri, whole genome shotgun sequence genome has a window encoding:
- the RPL35 gene encoding 60S ribosomal protein L35, protein MAKIKARDLRGKKKEELLKQLDDLKVELSQLRVAKVTGGAASKLSKIRVVRKSIARVLTVINQTQKENLRKFYKGKKYKPLDLRPKKTRAMRRRLNKHEENLKTKKQQRKERLYPMRKYAIKA, encoded by the exons ATG GCCAAGATCAAGGCCCGAGACCTgcgggggaagaagaaggaggagctgctgaagcagctggaCGATCTGAAGGTGGAGCTGTCGCAGCTTCGCGTGGCCAAGGTGACCGGTGGGGCCGCCTCCAAGCTCTCCAAGAT ACGTGTGGTTCGTAAATCCATTGCCAGAGTCTTAACTGTTATCAATCAGACCCAGAAGGAGAACTTGAGGAAGTTTTACAAG GGCAAAAAGTATAAGCCTCTTGATCTGCGGCCGAAGAAGACTCGTGCCATGCGACGCAGATTAAATAAGCatgaagaaaatctgaagaCCAAAAAACAGCAGCGAAAAGAACGTTTGTACCCTATGCGAAAATATGCCATCAAGGCATAA